Proteins co-encoded in one Paraburkholderia edwinii genomic window:
- the rplU gene encoding 50S ribosomal protein L21, whose product MYAVIKTGGKQYKVAVGEKLKVEQIPADIDAEITLDQVLAVGEGESIKFGTPLVSGASVKATVVSQGRHAKVTIFKMRRRKHYQKHGGHRQNYTELRIDAINA is encoded by the coding sequence ATGTACGCGGTCATAAAAACCGGCGGCAAGCAGTACAAGGTTGCTGTCGGCGAAAAACTTAAAGTAGAACAGATACCGGCAGACATTGACGCAGAAATCACGCTCGACCAGGTTCTCGCAGTAGGCGAAGGCGAATCGATTAAGTTCGGTACGCCGCTGGTCAGTGGGGCTTCCGTCAAGGCTACCGTTGTCTCCCAAGGTCGTCACGCGAAAGTGACCATCTTCAAGATGCGTCGCCGGAAGCACTACCAGAAGCACGGCGGCCACCGCCAGAACTACACCGAACTGCGCATCGACGCGATCAACGCGTAA
- a CDS encoding CNP1-like family protein produces MKLFALAVACVATGALLAGCSSSGNKQPTPQKDADFHYLLDMPSNWTENKVETLPPLPNQADLLPFEVSQNTPLSFFIDSKSVSVGSDGVVRYTVVVTSPSGARNVNYEGIHCDNYTWRLYAGLNDDHDGWDRTVANDWARIENGDLNAYRASLYQDFFCANRIPVGSAKTIVNNMRYNRTQGDLMTR; encoded by the coding sequence TTGAAATTGTTTGCTCTCGCGGTGGCATGCGTTGCCACCGGTGCCTTGCTGGCCGGCTGCTCCAGTTCCGGTAACAAGCAGCCGACGCCGCAAAAGGACGCGGACTTCCACTACCTGCTGGACATGCCGAGCAACTGGACCGAGAACAAGGTCGAGACACTGCCGCCGCTGCCCAACCAGGCTGACCTGCTGCCGTTCGAAGTCTCGCAAAACACGCCGCTCAGTTTCTTTATCGACTCGAAGTCGGTATCGGTAGGGTCGGACGGCGTGGTGCGCTATACGGTCGTCGTGACGAGTCCGAGCGGTGCGCGCAACGTCAATTACGAAGGCATTCACTGCGATAACTACACGTGGCGTCTGTATGCGGGCCTCAACGACGACCACGACGGCTGGGATCGCACCGTCGCAAACGACTGGGCGCGCATTGAAAACGGCGACCTCAACGCGTACCGCGCATCGCTGTATCAGGACTTCTTCTGCGCGAACCGAATCCCGGTGGGCTCGGCGAAGACAATCGTCAACAATATGCGGTACAACCGGACGCAGGGCGATTTGATGACCCGATGA
- a CDS encoding GspE/PulE family protein, with the protein MTPLPSFAPRASDLAGAPHATTPGAVFRLAAHDADQSQRAPLHAASLAGATQPGALSSLNEADAAPAVRLLTETLQEAARRNASDLHIEPSEHGWRIRLRIDGVLHEAAQPPAHLRDAFITRIKVLARMDIAERRVPQDGRLRLASGAGRVEDYRVNSLPTLYGEKLVLRRLESLPADLSLGALGLTAGQCASVEQAIRAPHGLMLVTGPTGSGKTLSLYCFLQMLNAVSRNLCSVEDPAEIQLAGINQVSVREKAGLTFAAALRAFLRQDPDVIMVGEIRDEETADVAVKAAQTGHLVLSTLHTNDAPAAIARLIDIGVEPYNLAGALRMVTAQRLVRKLCPSCKTPDAQSAAALHAALRAAGSSEDSLESRLPYVAAGCNACHGIGYRGRIGVHQVMPVSDAMRELIVTRASTQTLAQQARAESVGTLRDAALARVIDGTTSLAEALCATEIA; encoded by the coding sequence ATGACCCCACTTCCTTCATTTGCGCCACGCGCATCAGACCTCGCTGGCGCGCCGCACGCAACGACGCCCGGCGCGGTCTTTCGACTCGCCGCGCACGACGCGGATCAATCGCAGCGCGCGCCGCTGCATGCCGCATCGTTGGCTGGCGCCACGCAACCAGGCGCGCTGAGTTCGCTAAACGAAGCCGACGCCGCGCCTGCGGTTCGCCTGCTCACGGAAACGCTGCAGGAAGCGGCGCGCCGCAATGCGTCGGATCTGCATATCGAACCTTCAGAGCACGGCTGGCGAATCCGTTTGCGCATCGATGGCGTGCTGCACGAAGCCGCACAACCACCGGCCCATCTACGTGACGCTTTCATCACGCGCATCAAGGTGCTCGCGCGTATGGATATCGCCGAGCGCCGCGTGCCGCAGGACGGGCGGCTGCGGCTCGCGAGCGGCGCGGGGCGCGTCGAAGACTATCGCGTGAATTCGCTGCCCACGCTGTACGGCGAAAAGCTCGTGCTGCGCAGGCTCGAGTCTCTGCCTGCCGATCTTTCGCTCGGTGCGCTCGGGCTCACGGCCGGACAGTGCGCGAGCGTCGAACAGGCGATCCGCGCGCCGCATGGCCTCATGCTCGTAACCGGGCCAACCGGCAGCGGCAAGACGCTTTCGCTGTACTGCTTCCTGCAAATGCTCAACGCCGTCTCGCGCAATCTGTGTTCGGTCGAAGACCCGGCGGAAATCCAGCTCGCGGGCATCAACCAGGTCAGCGTGCGCGAAAAGGCTGGCCTCACCTTCGCCGCCGCATTGCGCGCGTTTCTGCGCCAGGATCCGGACGTGATCATGGTCGGCGAAATCCGCGACGAAGAAACCGCGGACGTCGCAGTGAAGGCCGCGCAAACCGGCCACCTGGTGCTGTCCACGCTGCACACGAACGACGCTCCCGCCGCCATCGCGCGGCTGATCGACATCGGCGTCGAGCCGTACAACCTCGCGGGCGCGCTGCGCATGGTCACCGCGCAGCGCCTCGTGCGCAAACTGTGCCCGTCGTGCAAGACGCCGGACGCGCAATCCGCCGCCGCGTTGCATGCTGCATTGCGTGCCGCGGGCTCCTCCGAAGACAGTCTTGAAAGCAGGCTCCCGTATGTCGCGGCAGGCTGCAATGCATGTCACGGCATCGGCTATCGTGGACGCATCGGCGTCCATCAGGTCATGCCCGTATCCGATGCGATGCGTGAGCTGATCGTCACGCGCGCAAGCACGCAGACGCTCGCGCAGCAGGCCCGAGCCGAATCAGTCGGCACGCTGCGCGACGCCGCGCTCGCGCGCGTCATCGACGGCACGACAAGCCTCGCCGAAGCGCTGTGCGCCACCGAGATCGCATGA
- a CDS encoding proline--tRNA ligase, whose amino-acid sequence MKASRFFIGTLKEAPADAEIVSHKLMVRAGMIRRVAGGIYNYLPIGLRSIRKVEAIVREEMNRAGAIELLMPSVQPAELWQESGRWIKYGPELLRFKDRKQSDFVLGPTHEEVVTDIARNQIKSYRQLPVNFYQVQTKFRDEIRPRFGVMRGREFIMKDAYSFDKDAEGLKESYRKMYDAYVRIFTRLGLEFRAVAADNGAIGGSGSHEFHVIADTGEDAIAYCPTSEFAANVEAADALPLIAQRAAPAEPLKKTATPGKAKCEQVAEHLNIPLERTIKSIVLATENEGAAPTIWLLLLRGDHELNEIKASKQPGLADFRFATEAEIVEWFGTPPGYLGPLNTKKPVNVIADRTVANMSDFVVGSNEVDFHTTGVNWGRDLPEPTVADIRNVVKGDPSPDGKGVLDICRGIEVGHVFQLGTRYSVAMNATCLDETGKPQPMEMGCYGIGVTRILGAAIEQNFDDKGIIWPESIAPFEVVLCPMGYDRSDAVREQADKLYGELMAAGIDVILDDRGERPGVMFADWELIGVPHRLVIGDRGLKDGKIEYQGRRDTEATLLPVEDAAQTVIDKIKASLAH is encoded by the coding sequence ATGAAAGCCTCCCGTTTCTTTATTGGCACGCTCAAGGAAGCGCCTGCCGACGCCGAAATTGTCAGCCACAAGCTTATGGTGCGCGCGGGCATGATCCGTCGCGTCGCCGGCGGCATCTATAACTATCTGCCAATCGGCCTGCGTTCGATCCGCAAAGTGGAAGCGATCGTGCGCGAGGAAATGAACCGGGCGGGCGCAATCGAACTGCTGATGCCGTCGGTGCAGCCGGCCGAACTGTGGCAGGAGTCGGGCCGCTGGATCAAATACGGCCCCGAGCTGTTGCGCTTCAAGGATCGCAAGCAGAGCGACTTCGTGCTCGGGCCGACGCACGAGGAAGTCGTCACCGATATCGCGCGCAACCAGATCAAGAGCTACCGGCAATTGCCGGTGAACTTCTATCAGGTGCAGACGAAGTTCCGCGATGAAATCCGTCCGCGCTTCGGCGTGATGCGCGGCCGCGAGTTCATCATGAAAGACGCGTACTCGTTCGATAAGGACGCGGAAGGCCTCAAGGAGTCGTATCGCAAGATGTACGACGCGTACGTGCGCATCTTCACGCGCCTCGGTCTGGAATTCCGCGCGGTGGCGGCCGACAACGGTGCGATCGGCGGCAGCGGTTCGCACGAATTCCATGTGATTGCCGATACCGGTGAAGATGCGATCGCCTACTGCCCGACGTCGGAGTTCGCGGCGAACGTCGAAGCGGCCGACGCACTGCCGCTGATCGCGCAGCGCGCCGCCCCCGCCGAGCCGCTCAAGAAGACCGCGACGCCCGGCAAGGCGAAGTGCGAGCAGGTCGCCGAGCATCTGAATATCCCGCTCGAGCGCACGATCAAGTCGATCGTGCTCGCCACCGAAAACGAAGGCGCCGCGCCGACCATCTGGCTGTTGCTGCTGCGCGGCGACCACGAATTGAACGAGATCAAGGCGAGCAAGCAGCCGGGTCTCGCCGATTTCCGTTTCGCGACGGAGGCCGAGATCGTCGAGTGGTTCGGTACGCCGCCCGGTTACCTCGGGCCGCTGAATACAAAGAAGCCGGTCAACGTGATCGCCGATCGCACGGTCGCGAACATGAGCGACTTCGTAGTCGGCTCGAACGAAGTCGACTTCCATACGACCGGCGTGAACTGGGGCCGCGATCTGCCGGAGCCGACCGTCGCCGACATCCGCAACGTCGTGAAGGGCGATCCGTCGCCCGACGGTAAGGGCGTGCTTGACATCTGCCGCGGCATCGAGGTCGGTCACGTGTTCCAGCTCGGCACGCGTTACTCGGTCGCGATGAATGCGACGTGCCTCGACGAAACCGGCAAGCCGCAGCCGATGGAGATGGGCTGCTACGGCATCGGCGTCACGCGCATTCTCGGCGCGGCGATCGAACAGAACTTCGACGATAAGGGCATCATCTGGCCGGAATCGATCGCGCCGTTCGAAGTCGTGCTGTGCCCGATGGGTTACGACCGCAGCGACGCCGTGCGCGAGCAGGCCGACAAGCTCTATGGCGAACTGATGGCGGCCGGCATCGACGTGATTCTCGACGATCGCGGCGAGCGCCCTGGCGTGATGTTCGCCGATTGGGAACTGATCGGCGTGCCGCATCGGCTCGTGATCGGCGATCGCGGCCTGAAGGACGGCAAGATCGAATATCAGGGCCGCCGCGATACTGAAGCGACCTTGCTGCCCGTCGAAGACGCCGCGCAAACGGTGATCGATAAAATCAAGGCATCACTCGCGCACTAA
- a CDS encoding HlyC/CorC family transporter, with protein MEQLPLWAQIGAVLVLLVCSSFFSISETAMMALNRHRLKHLTNKGVLGAKTTQGLLSRTDQLLSVILIGNNLFNTIIPVLTTSIALRTFGSNSLVLSVSTGIVAFLIIVFAEIAPKIVGATYPEKIALPASFLIAPLMRVGKPLIWFVNLFANGFLRLLHINTGGARDQRLSTEELRTIVLESGSFMPTKHRSILLNLFDLENISVDDVMIPRRRIEALDFDAPFDQILHQLETCYHNKLIVYQGDIDRVLGVLHVRKTLAALHNQELERETLRELLAEPYFVPSGTPVFQQLQYFQESRHRTALVVNEYGELQGLVTPEDIIEELIGEFTTSVPRSASSRGGWDDNGECIVAGSMPLRELNRWLQLRLPTDGPKTLNGLILEILEEIPEGDVCVQIADVKLEVMRSDDQAIRTVKLFRPGQKAGAKVARLLGR; from the coding sequence GTGGAACAACTTCCCTTATGGGCGCAGATAGGCGCCGTCCTGGTCCTGCTGGTCTGTTCGAGTTTCTTCTCCATTTCCGAAACGGCGATGATGGCGCTCAACCGCCATCGGCTCAAGCACCTCACGAACAAGGGCGTGCTCGGCGCAAAAACGACTCAGGGCCTGCTTTCGCGCACGGACCAGTTGTTGAGCGTGATCCTGATCGGCAACAACCTCTTCAATACGATCATCCCGGTACTCACGACATCGATCGCGCTGCGCACGTTCGGCAGTAACAGCCTCGTGCTGTCGGTGTCGACGGGCATCGTCGCATTTCTGATTATCGTGTTCGCGGAAATTGCGCCGAAGATCGTCGGTGCGACGTATCCCGAAAAGATCGCGCTGCCTGCGAGCTTTTTGATTGCGCCGCTGATGCGCGTCGGGAAGCCGCTCATCTGGTTCGTGAATCTGTTCGCCAACGGCTTTTTGCGCCTGTTGCACATCAATACCGGCGGCGCACGCGATCAGCGTTTGTCGACCGAAGAGTTGCGCACCATCGTGCTCGAATCGGGCAGCTTCATGCCCACCAAGCACCGTAGCATCCTGCTCAATCTGTTTGACCTTGAGAATATTTCGGTCGACGACGTGATGATTCCGCGCCGCCGCATCGAAGCGCTCGACTTTGATGCGCCGTTCGATCAGATCCTGCATCAGCTCGAAACCTGCTACCACAACAAGCTGATCGTCTATCAGGGCGATATCGATCGCGTGCTCGGTGTGCTGCATGTCCGCAAGACGCTCGCAGCGCTGCACAACCAGGAGCTCGAACGCGAAACGCTGCGCGAACTGCTCGCCGAGCCTTATTTCGTACCATCCGGTACGCCCGTCTTCCAGCAACTGCAGTACTTTCAGGAAAGCCGCCATCGCACTGCCCTCGTCGTCAACGAATACGGCGAATTGCAGGGACTCGTCACGCCCGAGGACATCATCGAAGAGCTGATCGGCGAGTTCACGACCTCAGTGCCGCGCAGCGCGAGTTCGCGCGGCGGCTGGGACGACAACGGCGAGTGCATCGTGGCCGGCAGCATGCCGCTGCGCGAACTGAACCGCTGGCTGCAGCTGCGGCTGCCGACCGACGGCCCGAAGACGCTCAACGGTCTGATACTCGAGATTCTCGAAGAGATTCCCGAAGGCGATGTCTGCGTGCAGATCGCCGATGTGAAGCTCGAGGTGATGCGCAGCGACGATCAGGCGATTCGCACCGTGAAGCTGTTCCGCCCAGGGCAGAAAGCCGGCGCGAAGGTCGCGAGATTGCTGGGGCGCTGA
- the proB gene encoding glutamate 5-kinase, with translation MRSVIADSRRLVVKVGSSLVTNDGRGLDHTAIGRWAAQIAALREQGKEVVLVSSGAIAEGMQRLGWTKRPREIDELQAAAAVGQMGLAQVYESRFAEHSIRTAQILLTHADLADRERYLNARSTLLTLLRLGVVPIINENDTVVTDEIKFGDNDTLGALVANLIEGDALIILTDQQGLFTADPRKDPAATLVQQADAGSPELEAMAGGAGSSIGRGGMLTKILAAKRAAHSGANTVIASGREADVLARLASGEAIGTQLIARTARMAARKQWMADHLQVRGHVVIDDGAVEKLTGGGKSLLPIGVVDVQGAFARGEVIACVNAAGREVARGLTNYSSSETKLIQRRPSGEIESVLGYMLEPELIHRDNLVLV, from the coding sequence ATGCGTTCCGTCATCGCAGATTCCCGCCGGCTCGTTGTAAAAGTCGGATCGAGCCTCGTCACGAATGACGGGCGCGGTCTCGATCACACGGCAATCGGCCGTTGGGCTGCGCAGATCGCCGCGCTGCGCGAGCAAGGCAAGGAAGTCGTGCTCGTCAGTTCCGGTGCGATTGCCGAGGGCATGCAGCGCCTCGGCTGGACGAAACGGCCGCGCGAAATCGACGAATTGCAGGCGGCGGCCGCGGTCGGACAAATGGGGCTCGCGCAGGTCTATGAAAGCCGCTTCGCGGAACACTCGATTCGCACCGCGCAGATTCTCCTTACGCACGCGGACCTCGCGGACCGCGAACGTTACCTGAATGCGCGCTCGACGCTGCTGACATTGCTGCGCCTTGGCGTCGTGCCGATCATCAACGAGAACGACACGGTCGTTACCGACGAAATCAAGTTCGGCGACAACGATACGCTCGGCGCGCTGGTCGCGAATCTGATCGAAGGCGATGCACTGATCATCCTCACCGATCAACAAGGGCTTTTCACCGCCGATCCGCGCAAGGATCCGGCCGCGACGCTCGTACAGCAGGCCGACGCGGGCTCACCCGAGCTGGAGGCGATGGCAGGCGGCGCGGGCTCGAGCATCGGCCGCGGCGGCATGCTGACCAAGATTCTCGCGGCCAAGCGCGCGGCGCACAGCGGCGCGAACACGGTCATCGCCAGCGGCCGCGAGGCGGATGTACTCGCGCGGCTCGCGTCGGGCGAAGCGATCGGCACGCAGCTGATCGCGCGTACCGCGCGCATGGCGGCGCGCAAGCAATGGATGGCCGATCACCTGCAGGTGCGCGGCCACGTCGTGATCGATGATGGTGCGGTGGAGAAGCTCACCGGCGGCGGCAAGAGCCTGCTGCCGATCGGTGTCGTCGACGTGCAGGGTGCGTTTGCGCGCGGCGAGGTGATTGCGTGCGTGAACGCGGCGGGGCGCGAGGTCGCGCGCGGCCTCACAAATTACAGCAGTTCGGAGACGAAGCTGATTCAGCGCCGCCCGAGCGGCGAGATCGAATCGGTGCTCGGCTATATGCTCGAACCGGAGCTGATTCACCGCGACAATCTCGTACTCGTTTAG
- a CDS encoding type II secretion system F family protein: MDSISQELRQELRFRWRGIEADGTHRSGSVIAPDLAAARAKVRRDGLFIVELAAQGPAPRALARPADVTRFTRQLASLLRAGLPLAPSLELLADAPASSGKSHGMSRIVGALARDIVAGVSFSQALRSRADQFGPLYAQLVAVGEASGSLAQVLARIADDRERSAAQRAKVRAALTYPAAILVLAVAITAALLIWVVPTFRQIFDGFGAALPAPTQAVLALSAGAAKWSLPIGVFGIAVGMGFAKLLRTSKAARRECARLSLRAPVIGPLLTTLCAARWSRALGTLLSAGTPLADAFSSLDHATGNAYFDHATAGIAARLRDGERLAAAMRATQCFPPEVVQPVAVAEESGALDTMLLDVASLCDRQVDEKTGTLASLCEPLVIAVLGLLIGGLVIAMYLPIIQLGNVV; encoded by the coding sequence ATGGATTCGATATCGCAAGAACTACGGCAGGAATTGCGCTTCAGATGGCGCGGCATCGAGGCCGACGGGACGCACCGAAGCGGCTCGGTCATCGCGCCCGATCTCGCCGCGGCACGCGCGAAAGTGAGGCGCGACGGCCTGTTTATCGTCGAGCTTGCCGCGCAAGGCCCAGCGCCCCGCGCGCTGGCGCGCCCTGCCGATGTCACACGCTTTACGCGGCAACTCGCGAGCCTGTTGCGCGCCGGCTTGCCGCTTGCGCCCTCGCTCGAATTGCTGGCCGATGCGCCGGCATCGTCCGGCAAATCGCATGGCATGTCGCGCATCGTCGGCGCGCTCGCGCGCGACATTGTCGCAGGCGTCAGCTTTTCGCAGGCGCTGCGCTCACGCGCGGACCAGTTCGGTCCGTTGTACGCGCAACTGGTTGCCGTCGGCGAAGCATCGGGTTCGCTCGCTCAAGTACTCGCACGCATCGCGGACGACCGTGAGCGTTCCGCCGCGCAGCGCGCGAAAGTACGCGCGGCACTCACGTATCCGGCTGCAATCCTAGTGCTCGCGGTCGCGATTACGGCAGCACTGCTGATATGGGTCGTGCCGACCTTCAGGCAGATCTTCGACGGCTTCGGCGCCGCGCTGCCCGCGCCGACGCAAGCGGTGCTCGCACTCTCCGCGGGCGCCGCGAAATGGAGCCTGCCGATCGGCGTGTTCGGTATCGCCGTGGGCATGGGCTTCGCGAAATTGCTGCGCACGTCGAAGGCCGCGCGCCGCGAATGCGCGCGCTTGTCGTTGCGCGCGCCCGTCATCGGGCCGCTGCTGACCACACTCTGCGCGGCACGCTGGAGCCGTGCGCTCGGCACCCTGCTCTCGGCCGGCACGCCGCTCGCCGATGCGTTTTCCTCACTCGATCACGCCACGGGCAACGCGTATTTCGATCACGCGACCGCCGGCATCGCCGCGCGGCTACGCGACGGCGAGCGGCTTGCAGCCGCGATGCGGGCCACGCAATGCTTTCCGCCCGAAGTGGTGCAACCGGTCGCGGTCGCGGAGGAATCGGGCGCGCTCGATACGATGCTGCTCGATGTCGCCTCGCTGTGCGATCGTCAGGTAGACGAAAAGACCGGCACGCTTGCGAGCCTGTGCGAACCGCTTGTCATCGCGGTGCTTGGACTGCTCATCGGCGGGCTGGTGATTGCGATGTATCTTCCCATCATTCAATTGGGCAACGTGGTGTAG
- a CDS encoding RNA pyrophosphohydrolase yields the protein MLDREGFRPNVGIILLNAHNEVFWGKRLREHSWQFPQGGIKYGETPVQAMYRELHEETGLLPEHVKVVGRTRDWLRYEVPDKFIKREVRGHYRGQKQIWFLLRMVGRDCDICLRATDHPEFDAWRWNDYWVPLDCVIEFKRDVYQLALTELSRFLRRAAPRAEKPGGHHGQRYPRMASSVNVPPGSGMDSVASAPASSSSNGAASADNASAVVVEAALRAPMESDCSAAESVVDRVPGLREAPQD from the coding sequence ATGCTGGATCGTGAAGGCTTTCGCCCGAACGTCGGCATCATCCTCTTGAACGCGCACAACGAGGTGTTTTGGGGTAAGCGGCTCCGTGAACATTCCTGGCAGTTTCCGCAAGGGGGCATCAAATATGGTGAGACCCCCGTGCAAGCGATGTATCGGGAGTTACACGAAGAAACCGGGCTGCTTCCCGAGCACGTCAAGGTGGTCGGTCGCACGCGCGACTGGTTGCGTTATGAGGTGCCGGACAAGTTCATCAAGCGTGAAGTACGCGGGCATTACCGAGGCCAGAAACAAATCTGGTTCCTGCTACGGATGGTCGGACGCGATTGCGATATCTGCTTGCGCGCTACCGATCACCCGGAGTTCGATGCATGGCGCTGGAATGACTACTGGGTGCCGCTCGACTGTGTGATCGAGTTCAAGCGGGATGTGTATCAGCTGGCGCTAACGGAGCTCTCCCGTTTCCTGCGCCGCGCTGCGCCGCGTGCGGAAAAACCGGGTGGACATCATGGGCAGCGCTATCCCCGGATGGCGTCGTCGGTGAATGTGCCGCCGGGGTCAGGCATGGATTCTGTCGCTTCCGCGCCGGCCTCATCGTCGTCGAACGGTGCGGCATCGGCCGATAACGCGTCGGCTGTTGTCGTTGAAGCCGCGTTGCGTGCTCCGATGGAGTCCGACTGTTCGGCGGCCGAAAGCGTGGTCGATCGCGTGCCGGGTTTGCGCGAGGCGCCGCAAGACTGA
- the cgtA gene encoding Obg family GTPase CgtA — MKFIDEAKIEVIAGDGGDGSASMRREKFVPFGGPDGGDGGRGGSVYAVADRNINTLIDYRYSKKHQARNGENGRGSDCYGKGGDDITLRMPVGTVITDLDTGELIADLTEHDQVVQVAKGGAGGLGNLHFKSSTNRAPRQKTDGKPGERRMVRLELKVLADVGLLGMPNAGKSTFISSVSNARPKIADYPFTTLAPNLGVVRVGPSRSFVIADIPGLIEGAAEGAGLGHQFLRHLQRTGLLLHIVDLAPFDEAVDPVAEAKAIVNELRKYDELLYSKPRWLVLNKLDMIPEEEREARVAAFLKGFDWDGPVYQISALTGQGCENLCYAVYDYLAEHSDAHRAAEAEDLAADVRFRGEPEGGSTGASVPPPQD; from the coding sequence ATGAAGTTCATTGACGAAGCGAAAATCGAAGTCATCGCCGGCGACGGAGGGGATGGCAGCGCGTCGATGCGCCGCGAGAAGTTCGTCCCGTTCGGCGGGCCGGATGGCGGCGATGGTGGTCGCGGCGGCAGCGTGTATGCGGTCGCGGACCGCAATATCAACACGCTGATCGACTACCGTTACTCGAAAAAGCATCAGGCGCGCAATGGCGAGAACGGTCGCGGCTCGGACTGCTACGGCAAGGGCGGCGATGACATTACGCTGCGTATGCCGGTCGGCACCGTGATTACCGATCTCGATACCGGCGAACTGATCGCCGATCTGACTGAGCACGATCAGGTCGTTCAGGTCGCGAAAGGCGGTGCGGGAGGCCTCGGCAATCTGCACTTCAAGTCGAGCACGAATCGCGCGCCGCGTCAGAAGACGGACGGCAAGCCGGGCGAGCGCCGCATGGTGCGTCTCGAATTGAAAGTGCTCGCCGATGTCGGCCTGCTCGGCATGCCGAACGCGGGCAAGTCGACCTTCATTTCGTCGGTGTCGAATGCGCGGCCGAAGATCGCCGATTATCCGTTCACCACGCTTGCTCCGAACCTCGGTGTCGTGCGCGTGGGCCCGAGCCGCAGCTTCGTGATCGCCGACATTCCGGGCTTGATCGAAGGCGCGGCCGAAGGCGCAGGCCTCGGTCATCAGTTTCTGCGACATTTGCAGCGCACGGGCTTGCTGCTGCACATCGTCGACCTTGCGCCGTTCGACGAAGCGGTCGATCCGGTCGCTGAAGCCAAGGCAATCGTCAACGAACTGCGCAAATACGATGAGTTGCTGTACTCGAAGCCGCGCTGGCTCGTGCTGAACAAGCTCGACATGATTCCCGAAGAGGAACGCGAAGCGCGTGTCGCCGCGTTTCTAAAGGGATTCGACTGGGACGGGCCCGTGTATCAGATTTCCGCGTTGACGGGCCAAGGCTGCGAAAACCTGTGCTACGCCGTGTACGACTATCTTGCCGAACACTCGGATGCGCATCGCGCCGCCGAAGCGGAAGATCTCGCCGCCGACGTGCGTTTCCGTGGAGAGCCTGAGGGCGGGAGTACTGGCGCATCGGTGCCGCCGCCGCAAGACTGA
- the rpmA gene encoding 50S ribosomal protein L27: MAHKKAGGSSRNGRDSESKRLGVKVYGGQAILAGGIIVRQRGTRLHPGLNVGIGKDHTLFALTDGHVKFTTKGADKKHTVNVVPAAA, encoded by the coding sequence ATGGCACACAAAAAGGCAGGCGGCTCATCACGGAACGGCCGCGACTCCGAGTCGAAACGCCTCGGCGTGAAGGTTTATGGCGGTCAGGCAATCCTCGCAGGCGGCATCATCGTCCGTCAGCGCGGCACGCGTCTGCATCCGGGCCTGAACGTCGGCATCGGCAAGGATCACACGTTGTTCGCGCTGACCGACGGTCACGTCAAGTTCACGACGAAGGGCGCTGACAAGAAGCACACGGTCAACGTCGTCCCGGCAGCGGCCTGA
- a CDS encoding polyprenyl synthetase family protein, which yields MSSTATPAPNAASLLAPIAEDMQQVNRVIRHRLASEVMLINQISEYIISAGGKRLRPALLLLVAGALGDTTGQRHELAAVIEFIHTATLLHDDVVDESDLRRGRQTANALFGNAASVLVGDFLYSRSFQMMVGVGKMRVMEILSEATNIISEGEVLQLLNMHDADVDEARYMQVIRYKTAKLFEAAAQLGAVLSDADETTEAAAAEFGRRIGTAFQIMDDWLDYTGTPESMGKNAGDDLREGKPTLPLIYLIERGTPEQAALARDAIVQGGTDRFETIFEAITRSGALDHTLQCAKQEAQAAAAAISLFPDSIYKESLLELCSYSTTRQS from the coding sequence ATGTCGTCGACCGCCACCCCCGCCCCTAACGCCGCTAGCCTGCTCGCACCCATCGCCGAAGACATGCAGCAGGTCAATCGTGTCATCCGGCACCGTCTGGCGTCCGAGGTGATGCTGATCAATCAGATCTCCGAGTACATCATCAGTGCCGGCGGCAAGCGCCTGCGTCCGGCGCTGCTGCTGCTCGTCGCGGGCGCGCTGGGCGATACCACCGGGCAGCGTCATGAACTGGCCGCGGTGATCGAGTTCATCCACACGGCCACGCTGCTGCATGACGACGTCGTCGACGAATCCGATCTGCGGCGCGGCCGGCAAACTGCCAATGCGCTGTTCGGCAATGCGGCCAGCGTGCTGGTCGGCGACTTTCTCTATTCGCGCTCGTTCCAGATGATGGTCGGCGTCGGCAAGATGCGCGTGATGGAAATCCTGTCGGAAGCCACCAACATCATTTCTGAAGGCGAGGTCTTGCAACTGCTGAACATGCACGATGCGGACGTCGACGAAGCGCGCTATATGCAGGTGATTCGCTACAAGACGGCGAAACTCTTCGAAGCCGCGGCTCAACTGGGCGCCGTGCTGTCCGACGCGGACGAAACGACGGAAGCCGCCGCCGCCGAATTCGGCCGGCGCATCGGCACCGCGTTTCAGATCATGGACGACTGGCTCGACTACACCGGCACACCGGAATCGATGGGCAAGAATGCCGGCGACGATTTGCGAGAAGGCAAGCCCACGCTGCCGCTGATTTATCTGATCGAACGCGGCACGCCGGAGCAGGCTGCGCTCGCGCGCGATGCGATCGTGCAGGGCGGCACGGACCGCTTCGAGACCATCTTCGAAGCGATCACGCGCTCGGGCGCACTCGACCACACGCTGCAATGTGCGAAGCAGGAAGCGCAAGCCGCCGCGGCCGCGATTTCTTTGTTTCCCGATTCCATTTACAAGGAAAGCCTGCTAGAATTATGTTCTTACTCGACGACAAGGCAGTCTTAA